The DNA region TACGTAATCGCGGTATGGTCGCTGATGTCGAGGCGCCTGGCGATGGCCGGGCGGGAATGGCCAGCCGCCAGCAGCAAGCAAACCTGCGTCTGGCGGGACGAAAGTGGCGGTAGTCGCTCCAGCTGGCGCAGTAGTTTGAGCGGCAGCGGCTCCTGATGTTTGATCGTGATGCCGATTAAGGACGCCGGCTGTGGCGCGTGATGGTTGAG from Gammaproteobacteria bacterium includes:
- a CDS encoding helix-turn-helix transcriptional regulator, with the protein product MWRHRNPWGGFVFRAYWLNHHAPQPASLIGITIKHQEPLPLKLLRQLERLPPLSSRQTQVCLLLAAGHSRPAIARRLDISDHTAITYTRQVYSKLEVHNRGELLNKLLLL